One Spea bombifrons isolate aSpeBom1 chromosome 1, aSpeBom1.2.pri, whole genome shotgun sequence DNA window includes the following coding sequences:
- the LINGO2 gene encoding leucine-rich repeat and immunoglobulin-like domain-containing nogo receptor-interacting protein 2, which yields MGGVMLHTATSCWQLLLCMTMVLVYLESALGCPARCECSPQNRSVSCHRRRVTSIPEGIPIETKILDLSKNKLKTVTPEDFLSYPLLEEIDLSDNIISSVEPGSFSSLFNLRSLRLKGNRLKLVSLGVFSGLTNLTKLDISENKIVILLDYVFQDLHNLKSLEVGDNELVYITHRAFSGLLSLEQLTLEKCNLTAVPTEALSHLHNLLSLHLRYLNINMLPPIAFKRLFRLRTLEISHWPLLDMVPTNSFYGLNLTFLSITYTNLSVIPYHALKHLIYLTHLNLSYNPISVIESGGLADLVRLQELHLAGAQLHIIEPHAFEGLRFLRLVNLSQNLLESVEDNVFQSTKALEILSIDNNPLICDCRLIWMLQRHPVLNFGDQQPTCATPDNVKEKSLKEFQTAILSNYFTCKKPTIRYRETQELYVDEGKRVQMNCNADGDPQPMISWMTPRKKMVSSKSNGRTTVLVNGTLEIRYAQIQDTGTYVCVASNAAGNDTFSASLTVKGFVSDRSYTNMTPMFITELNETNTNGTNANMTFSLDLKTILVSTAMGCFTFLGVVLFCFLLLFVWSRGKGKHKTSIDLEYVPRKNNGAVVEADVTGTVPRRFNMKMI from the coding sequence ATGGGAGGAGTCATGCTTCACACAGCCACCTCTTGTTGGCAACTACTTCTGTGTATGACCATGGTCTTGGTCTATTTGGAATCTGCTCTCGGTTGTCCAGCACGCTGTGAGTGCTCACCACAAAACAGATCTGTCAGTTGCCATCGTAGGCGTGTCACCTCCATTCCAGAGGGCATTCCTATTGAGACTAAAATTTTGGACTTAAGCAAGAACAAATTAAAAACTGTGACCCCAGAGGATTTTTTGTCGTATCCTTTACTCGAGGAAATAGACCTTAGCGACAACATCATCTCAAGTGTGGAGCCAGGATCTTTTAGTAGTCTTTTCAATTTGCGATCACTGCGCTTGAAGGGAAATCGCTTAAAATTGGTCTCTTTGGGGGTATTTTCAGGCTTGACAAACTTAACTAAGCTTGATATAagtgaaaacaaaatagttattttactAGACTACGTGTTTCAGGATCTTCATAATTTAAAATCCCTCGAAGTTGGAGATAATGAATTAGTTTATATAACACATAGGGCCTTTAGCGGACTGCTTAGTCTAGAGCAACTCACTTTAGAAAAATGCAACCTCACGGCTGTACCAACAGAGGCTCTGTCACACCTACATAACCTACTTAGTCTACATCTGAGATATCTCAACATCAATATGTTGCCTCCAATTGCCTTTAAAAGATTATTCCGTCTGCGAACTCTGGAGATCAGTCACTGGCCTTTGCTGGATATGGTGCCCACTAATAGCTTTTATGGCCTGAATCTAACATTTCTATCAATCACATATACCAATTTGTCAGTGATACCCTACCATGCTTTAAAACACCTAATTTACCTAACACACTTAAATCTGTCATATAATCCCATCAGTGTCATTGAGTCAGGTGGTTTAGCGGATTTGGTGCGTCTTCAGGAGCTGCACTTGGCGGGAGCTCAATTGCATATTATTGAGCCACATGCTTTTGAAGGCCTCCGCTTCCTACGTTTGGTTAATCTGTCTCAGAACCTGTTGGAAAGCGTAGAAGATAATGTTTTTCAATCCACCAAAGCGCTGGAAATACTTTCAATTGACAACAATCCACTAATTTGTGATTGCCGCCTAATTTGGATGTTACAGAGACACCCTGTATTAAACTTTGGGGACCAGCAGCCAACATGTGCTACCCCGGATAATGTGAAAGAGAAATCATTAAAGGAATTTCAAACCGCCATTTTATCAAATTACTTTACATGTAAAAAGCCTACAATTCGCTACAGGGAAACACAGGAGCTGTATGTGGATGAGGGCAAGAGGGTACAGATGAACTGTAATGCAGATGGAGATCCTCAACCCATGATTTCATGGATGACCCCCCGTAAGAAAATGGTTTCATCAAAATCAAATGGAAGAACCACAGTATTGGTCAATGGTACCCTGGAAATAAGGTACGCCCAAATTCAAGATACTGGAACCTATGTGTGTGTTGCTAGCAATGCAGCAGGAAATGACACCTTCTCGGCTTCACTTACCGTGAAAGGATTTGTTTCTGACCGTTCCTATACAAACATGACCCCTATGTTTATTACAGAACTAAATGAAACCAACACTAATGGCACCAATGCAAACATGACATTTTCCCTTGATCTTAAAACTATATTGGTATCTACAGCAATGGGTTGCTTCACTTTTCTAGGAGTGGTATTGTTTTGTTTCCTACTCCTTTTTGTCTGGAGCCGAGGGAAAGGGAAACATAAAACCAGCATAGACCTGGAGTATGTCCCACGCAAAAACAATGGTGCTGTCGTGGAAGCGGATGTTACAGGCACCGTACCCAGGagatttaatatgaaaatgatTTAG